In the genome of Mogibacterium neglectum, the window AATTTGCAAATTTAAAATACAGATATGGAAATAGACATTTTTGGTGCCGAGGGTACTATGTAGATACAGTAGGTAAAAATGAGAAAAAGATAGCTGAATACATACGTACACAACTTCAAGATGATATAGTTGGTGATCAAATGACACTAAAGGAGTATATTGATCCATTCACAGGAAAGAAGATGAAATAGTCCTTTAGGACTCGTAGGAAAGTATGTGCGGTTGGCGAATCTTTTCAACGCATCTTAAGATGCAGCAGGTAAAAGGCCCTTATAGGGCTAAAACAAACCACCGGCTGAGCCGGTGGTCATGATTGTGCATTCAAAACTTTTGCTATAATGATTTTTTACCTTCGGATATTTTATTTGCAAAAACTATGATTGATATACTGATCAACATCACTGCAACTGACATAATCGTTCCTTCAAGTCCAAAACCCGTGTTGTATGCGAAGCTATTTGTGACATGCTTAGTGTCGAGAGTAAATATTGAATAGGATGATACTTCACCACTATTTGGAAGACCTAGTAGAATATTCTGATTGAAGTTCCAGGTTGTGTGACAAGCCATAGCCATCCATATACTATCGAAATAATGAACCATGAGCGCAAATAGTACACCTGTGAGGAATATGTCGAGAAGTGGTAAAAATGAAATATGATCATTTCCAAGGTGAAGCGCCATAAAAAACAAAGAAGTCACGAATATCGCCACCCAAGGATTTGGATATCTGTGCAATATCTTCTGATACATGAATCCACGGCAGATTAGTTCTTCTGCGGATGATTGAATGAATACCGCAATAAACATTAGGAGGATAGGGAATATCTCGAACTTCGAAAAGCTGAGCTTAATATCTCCGTGAAGATATGCAGTTAGCGCGCATATACCGTTCATCACAAATCCAGCTGTGAAACCGATCAATAGGTTTTTGATATTGTTCCCGTTCTTGCGATATTTTAACGTCTCTAGTATGTAGCGATTTGGTTTAATGCATAAAATGGCAATTAGAAAGACAAACCATATGCTCCAAAAAGGTATATATAGTTTAAATGTCTCGGTATACGCATCGCTGAACAGTGTGTAATTAATTGGAATAAGCTCTAGTAAACCGCTTGCGACGGTGAGCAAGAAAGTTAGTGCCCAAATCCAGAGTATATTGTCTCTGAATCCGTATTTCTTTGTGTTATTTTCTGTCATTATTTATATAGAAATCCTTTCTTTTGTCCGTTTCGTTTATCTGTATCTAGTATGTATCTCGCATTGTCATACCAAGCACAATATGAAAGATAAGAGATTATACCATATATGATATATGGAAAAGAAAATTTTGCACTTCAAAACGTGCACTTTCATGAAGAATATTTCATAAAATAATTTTGCACAATTGGTTAAATACATGTATAATTGATTTGAAAGTAAATGCAGATGGTTACTGCATTAGGATTAACAAAATTTTTTAAGGGGGTAGTTATTATGGCTAAGAACAAATACGCTGGAACACAGACTGAGAAAAACCTAGAAACAGCTTTTGCTGGTGAATCTATGGCTCGCAACAAGTATACATATTTTGCATCAAAGGCTAAGAAAGAGGGATTTGAGCAGATTGCTGCACTATTTCTCAAGACTGCTGATAATGAGAAGGAGCATGCAAAACTTTGGTACAAGGAGCTTAATGATGGTGTAGGCGACACCGCATACAATCTCGAGGATGCGGCAAATGGTGAGAATTACGAGTGGACGGATATGTACGATGGGTTCGCTAAAACTGCTGAGGAAGAAGGGTTTCCAGAACTAGCAGCTAGATTCCGTTCTGTTGGAGAAGTTGAAAAGCATCACGAAGAGAGATACCGTGCACTTCTCAAGAATGTAGAAATGAAGGAAGTATTCGAGAAGAGCGAAGTTAAGGTTTGGGAGTGCCGTAACTGCGGACATATCTGTGTAGGAACTAAGTCTCCAGACGTATGTCCAGTTTGCAATCACCCACAGTCTTTCTTCGAGATTCACGCAGAAAACTATTAAGGAGATAGTCCATACGGCATTAAAAGGCTTCGGTTCGCCGAAGCCTTTTTTCGTGGTTAATTTAGGGGAATTCAAAGTTTGGCATGAGACAATAGAAGAGTATACTTTTCCTAAATACATCACTATAATTCGTGAAAGCTGGTCAATTGGAATTAACCAGATGAGAGGAAGCTAATGATTGAAGTACGTGAATTACGAAAAGAATATAAAACTGGTGATTTTATCCAAAAAGCACTTGATGGAGTTTCTGTAGCATTTCGAGATAACGAATTTGTCGCCGTTCTTGGTCCTTCAGGATCGGGAAAGACTACGCTTCTCAATATACTGGGAGGTCTAGATACAGCTAATTCTGGCGAAATAATCATTAATGGGATTTCCACTAGAGAGTATAAATCAACAGATTGGGATAAATATAGAAACCATAGAATAGGATTCGTATTTCAGAGTTATAATTTAATCCCGCACCAAACAGTTAGGGCAAATGTTGAACTTGCGATGGCTCTAACAGGGGTAGAAGCCACAGAGAGGAGCATAAGAGCGGAGGAGGCACTTGCTGCTGTTGGCTTAAAGGGTCATGAAGACAAGAAGCCGGGACAACTTTCAGGTGGACAAATGCAAAGAGTTGCAATTGCAAGGGCACTTGTCAATAACCCTGAAATTGTTTTAGCAGATGAACCTACAGGAGCTCTTGATACAGAGACTGGAGTTCAGGTCATGAAACTGCTTCAAGAAATAGCCAAAGATAGATTAGTCATAATGGTAACCCACAATCCCGCATTGGCTGACCAATATGCAAGTAGAATCATCACTCTTAAGGATGGGAAAATATTGGAAGATAAAAACCCTGTCATAGAAGAAGAGTTGAAATCAAGTGCAAGATCTAAGGTAGTCCCTGCTGATATTGGAGAAAAAACTTCCATGAGTTTTCGCACAGCACTTTCATTATCTTTTTCTAATTTGATGAGTAAGAAGGGAAGAACATTTTTGACTGCATTTGCAGGATCTATAGGGATTATCGGAATAGCAGCTATACTAGCCTTATCAAATGGAGTGAATGACTACATTGCTAAGGTAGAGGAAGATACTATGTCATCCTATCCTCTTACGATATCCAAGAATACAGCAGATATCTCAAGTATGTTTGCAGGTATGTCAGGGAAATCTAAAGATAACAAGAGTTCAAATGGAGGTAAAGATGATAGTAATGCAAAATCCGAAAGCGAGGAAATAAAGCAGAATTCGGTGCTGGGTTCCGTATTTGGAAACACTCGTCGTAATGATTTGGTAGCTTTTAAAAAGTTTCTGGATAAAAAGGATAATGCAATTAGAAAAAATGCTTCTGTTATTACATATAATTACGGTATAACACCACTAATTTATCAAGAAAAAAGTGGTTCAGAACCGATTCAAGTTAATGTTTCAAATGATATGGACGCAAATTATGAGAGCTTCGGTATTCAGAATGTATCTCGCACAGGATTCTACGAGATGCTTGACAATGAGAAACTTTTACATGAGCAATATAATGTAGTATCAGGTAAATGGCCAAAGAATTATGATGAAGCTGTGCTTGTCTTAGATAATGACGGTTCAATCCCAGATTATAGTTTATATCAGCTGGGATATTATGACCGAAAAGCATACAATGAAGCTGTAATCAGATATAGACAGACAGGCAGATTGGAGCTAGAGCAACAGAAGCGAACAGCATTTAGATATAAAGATGCTTTAAGACTTAGATATAGCGTAATCTCGCCGGGTGAAGTATATTCATATAATTCAGCGAGTGGCACGTGGCTCGATCAATCTAAAAGCAAGTCTTTTATGGAAAGTAAACTGGATAATGGAATTAAGCTTAAAGTTGTAGGAATTATAAAGCCTAACGGTAAATCGAGAACTAGTGCATTACAACCTGGCATAGGTTATCTGCCATCCTTAACTTCTAAAGTCATTGATAGAATGAAGGGGTCAGAGATAGTTAAACAACAATTGGATAACCCTGATACTGACGTATTTACAGGTAAAACCTTTGCCTCTCTTAAGAAGTCAAATGGTGCTTTGTTTGATATGAGTAAGCTTTTTAGCGTAAACCAGGCTATGCTTGTGAGTGCATTTAAGTTCGATGCATCCAAACTACAGAAAGTATTTGGGAGCAGTGCTTTGTCAAATTTGGACTACGCAAAAGCCTTGTCAGATATAGATATGAC includes:
- a CDS encoding ABC transporter ATP-binding protein/permease produces the protein MIEVRELRKEYKTGDFIQKALDGVSVAFRDNEFVAVLGPSGSGKTTLLNILGGLDTANSGEIIINGISTREYKSTDWDKYRNHRIGFVFQSYNLIPHQTVRANVELAMALTGVEATERSIRAEEALAAVGLKGHEDKKPGQLSGGQMQRVAIARALVNNPEIVLADEPTGALDTETGVQVMKLLQEIAKDRLVIMVTHNPALADQYASRIITLKDGKILEDKNPVIEEELKSSARSKVVPADIGEKTSMSFRTALSLSFSNLMSKKGRTFLTAFAGSIGIIGIAAILALSNGVNDYIAKVEEDTMSSYPLTISKNTADISSMFAGMSGKSKDNKSSNGGKDDSNAKSESEEIKQNSVLGSVFGNTRRNDLVAFKKFLDKKDNAIRKNASVITYNYGITPLIYQEKSGSEPIQVNVSNDMDANYESFGIQNVSRTGFYEMLDNEKLLHEQYNVVSGKWPKNYDEAVLVLDNDGSIPDYSLYQLGYYDRKAYNEAVIRYRQTGRLELEQQKRTAFRYKDALRLRYSVISPGEVYSYNSASGTWLDQSKSKSFMESKLDNGIKLKVVGIIKPNGKSRTSALQPGIGYLPSLTSKVIDRMKGSEIVKQQLDNPDTDVFTGKTFASLKKSNGALFDMSKLFSVNQAMLVSAFKFDASKLQKVFGSSALSNLDYAKALSDIDMTSMSQSMMKSIMQELAGFPTYLQQQNIALSPEEQTMILSESSQLVAKLLAGYPAYANDYATKHPGATQNEIVTAYLSSKEARTAVSNAATNIAQKLGNSELGVTIEKALTNYMQNRMTKIIVKFMNQVMIAMEKRLGSQLGSGVAMNKQMARAFKSAFMVNPAVFAKAFSLNMDQTQMTALFSQFMNTSLVTYDSNLKKIGYADKSNPESISIYTSNFEHKDKVIAGIDNYNARMKKTGHKSRVITYSDIMGTLLSSVTDIINMISYVLVAFVSVSLIVSSIMIGIITYISVLERKKEIGILRAMGASKRNIANIFNAETFIEGLMSGVFAIMFVYIVSIPVNVIVLAKFNVESIMRLPFKSAIVLIGISVLLTYIAGLIPASKAAKRNPVDALRSE
- a CDS encoding CPBP family intramembrane glutamic endopeptidase; protein product: MTENNTKKYGFRDNILWIWALTFLLTVASGLLELIPINYTLFSDAYTETFKLYIPFWSIWFVFLIAILCIKPNRYILETLKYRKNGNNIKNLLIGFTAGFVMNGICALTAYLHGDIKLSFSKFEIFPILLMFIAVFIQSSAEELICRGFMYQKILHRYPNPWVAIFVTSLFFMALHLGNDHISFLPLLDIFLTGVLFALMVHYFDSIWMAMACHTTWNFNQNILLGLPNSGEVSSYSIFTLDTKHVTNSFAYNTGFGLEGTIMSVAVMLISISIIVFANKISEGKKSL
- the rbr gene encoding rubrerythrin — translated: MAKNKYAGTQTEKNLETAFAGESMARNKYTYFASKAKKEGFEQIAALFLKTADNEKEHAKLWYKELNDGVGDTAYNLEDAANGENYEWTDMYDGFAKTAEEEGFPELAARFRSVGEVEKHHEERYRALLKNVEMKEVFEKSEVKVWECRNCGHICVGTKSPDVCPVCNHPQSFFEIHAENY